One genomic window of Cololabis saira isolate AMF1-May2022 chromosome 3, fColSai1.1, whole genome shotgun sequence includes the following:
- the lingo4b gene encoding leucine-rich repeat and immunoglobulin-like domain-containing nogo receptor-interacting protein 4b, with amino-acid sequence MFVESVVHWGAWSILLHYGLGVSAGNCPPRCMCRPEAKEVICSGKYLNSVPEGFSNDARRLDLSRNRIKTVGRRQFSGLQQLQELDLSDNIISMIEVEAFLGLQNLRTLRIKNNRLKILPVGVFSGLSSLRFVDLSQNEILVFLDYTFKEMTNLQRLEAGENDLVFISQRAFVGLQSLQELNLDRSNLTSIPTEALSQLQSLTRLRMLRLAISTLPNNAFRRLHRLRSLTISNWPALNNLAANSLIGLNLTSLVISSCNLSAVPYATLRHLVYLRFLDLSYNPITVIQGNLLGDLLRLQELHLAGGSLLRIEPGAFRGLSFFRMLNVTSNQLTTLEEGAFHSVGNLQVLRLDGNPLACDCRLLWVVRRRLRLNFDGHQPTCTFPEAVKHREFKDFSEKELPRVFTCRPARIMDRRPQEARVEESTTVLFSCKADGDPLPEITWVSSHKNVVTPTGRIRVLPNGTLEVRFAQVQDSGTYQCLAGNAAGNDSLTVGLYVKGLPRNRTLPLFTEEGWVEPSNSQAANSSAQMAKPYPFDAKTLIIATTMGFLSFLSSVAICFVFMFFWSQSKGQIKHTATIDFVPRSSVGGGGEGGDGGRFTMKLI; translated from the coding sequence ATGTTCGTGGAGTCAGTCGTCCACTGGGGGGCGTGGAGCATCCTACTCCATTATGGGCTCGGCGTATCTGCTGGAAACTGTCCTCCACGTTGCATGTGTCGACCTGAGGCAAAAGAAGTGATATGCTCCGGCAAGTACTTGAATTCGGTGCCAGAGGGCTTTTCCAATGATGCCAGACGTTTGGATTTATCCCGCAATAGGATTAAGACTGTGGGACGCCGCCAGTTCTCCGGTCTCCAGCAGCTTCAAGAGTTGGACCTCAGTGATAACATAATCTCCATGATTGAAGTAGAGGCTTTCTTGGGCCTACAGAATCTCAGGACACTTAGAATTAAGAACAACCGTCTCAAGATCCTTCCTGTCGGGGTGTTCTCAGGCCTGTCCAGCCTTCGCTTTGTGGATTTGAGCCAAAACGAGATTCTGGTCTTCTTGGACTACACATTTAAAGAAATGACCAACCTGCAAAGACTGGAGGCCGGTGAGAATGACCTCGTCTTCATTTCCCAAAGGGCTTTCGTCGGTCTGCAGAGTCTACAGGAGCTTAACTTAGACCGCAGCAATCTGACCTCCATTCCTACCGAGGCCCTGTCTCAGCTTCAGAGCCTGACGCGGCTTCGGATGTTACGCCTGGCCATTTCCACACTTCCCAACAATGCTTTCCGACGACTCCATCGTTTGCGGAGCCTCACGATCTCAAACTGGCCGGCACTGAACAATCTGGCTGCTAACAGCCTCATCGGCCTGAATTTGACTTCGCTTGTGATAAGTAGCTGTAACCTAAGTGCAGTCCCTTATGCAACACTCCGCCATCTGGTGTATCTGCGTTTCCTGGATCTGTCCTACAACCCCATCACTGTTATCCAAGGGAACCTGCTAGGTGACCTCCTGAGACTGCAGGAGTTACATCTTGCGGGGGGAAGCTTGCTACGAATAGAGCCAGGAGCCTTTAGGGGACTGTCCTTCTTTCGCATGCTTAATGTTACTTCCAACCAGCTCACTACTTTGGAAGAAGGTGCCTTCCATTCTGTGGGGAACCTTCAGGTGTTACGGTTGGACGGGAATCCCCTCGCGTGCGACTGCCGGCTTCTCTGGGTGGTGCGTCGCAGGTTACGCTTGAACTTTGACGGACATCAGCCCACCTGCACTTTTCCTGAGGCAGTAAAACATCGTGAATTCAAAGACTTCTCAGAGAAGGAACTCCCTAGGGTTTTCACCTGCCGCCCGGCCCGTATTATGGACCGCAGACCACAGGAGGCGAGGGTGGAGGAGAGTACCACGGTCCTCTTCTCCTGCAAGGCCGACGGGGATCCATTACCGGAGATCACATGGGTTTCATCTCATAAGAACGTTGTCACTCCAACGGGAAGGATAAGAGTTTTACCCAACGGTACTCTAGAAGTGCGTTTTGCTCAAGTTCAGGACAGTGGCACATATCAGTGCCTGGCGGGCAACGCGGCCGGTAACGACAGCCTGACTGTGGGCCTGTATGTGAAGGGACTCCCACGTAACAGGACTCTTCCTTTGTTCACAGAGGAGGGCTGGGTAGAGCCTTCCAACTCCCAAGCTGCCAACTCCTCAGCCCAAATGGCCAAGCCATACCCGTTTGACGCAAAGACCCTGATCATAGCCACCACCATGGGCTTCCTGTCGTTCCTCAGCTCGGTGGCCATCTGCTTTGTCTTCATGTTTTTCTGGAGTCAGAGCAAAGGGCAGATCAAGCACACGGCCACAATTGACTTTGTTCCACGTTCTTCcgtgggaggaggaggggaaggaGGGGACGGCGGGAGGTTTACCATGAAACTTATATAA